Proteins encoded in a region of the Bacteroidota bacterium genome:
- a CDS encoding SpoIIE family protein phosphatase, with the protein MVVDDEPDLQLLIRQKFRKRIRAGEWTFHFAQNGFEALDQLDQFPGISLILTDINMPGMDGLTLLDRLSERDGTFKAVVISAYGDMSNIRTAMNRGAFDFITKPVDFDDLEITVEKTLREVGAFREALESQQALQVLQKELAVAARIQEAFTPLKSLQTDRVDIQAFLEPAQEVGGDFFDFFRLDVHRIGLVIGDVSGKGVSAALFMAITKTLLKAIAMDGRSPEACLTFVNTLLYPQSLAEVFVTTCYGIFDTSTGEFTYTTSGHYPPYILRKDGTVEMLEPIRSVGLCMMKSFKFTAKTVTLQPGDGLFMNTDGLNEATRADGEQFEEDRIEVALEAIIKPDTNASAAARIQHVVDVVKAFTRGAPQSDDLTLLTLRYK; encoded by the coding sequence TTGGTCGTAGATGACGAACCAGATTTACAATTACTCATTCGCCAGAAATTTAGAAAACGCATTCGCGCGGGTGAATGGACCTTTCATTTTGCACAAAATGGTTTTGAAGCCCTCGACCAACTTGATCAATTTCCGGGTATCAGCCTGATCCTTACCGACATTAATATGCCCGGCATGGATGGCCTTACGCTGCTGGACAGGCTATCTGAGCGAGACGGCACCTTCAAAGCTGTTGTCATTTCAGCCTACGGAGACATGAGCAACATTCGTACGGCCATGAACCGGGGGGCTTTTGACTTCATCACCAAGCCCGTCGACTTTGATGACCTTGAAATCACTGTCGAGAAAACACTACGCGAAGTAGGCGCTTTTCGCGAGGCATTGGAGTCTCAGCAGGCATTGCAAGTATTGCAAAAAGAACTGGCCGTTGCTGCCCGCATTCAGGAGGCCTTCACGCCGCTCAAATCCCTCCAAACTGACCGGGTAGATATCCAGGCATTCCTTGAACCGGCCCAGGAAGTAGGCGGTGATTTTTTTGATTTTTTCAGGCTTGATGTACACCGTATTGGCCTGGTGATTGGTGATGTGTCCGGTAAAGGCGTTTCAGCCGCGCTCTTCATGGCAATTACCAAAACCCTGTTGAAAGCCATTGCCATGGATGGTCGGAGCCCTGAAGCTTGCCTTACGTTTGTAAACACGCTTTTGTATCCACAAAGCCTTGCCGAAGTGTTTGTCACCACCTGTTATGGAATTTTTGATACCTCAACAGGCGAGTTTACCTATACCACATCCGGCCATTACCCACCTTATATCTTAAGGAAAGATGGCACTGTAGAGATGCTTGAACCCATTCGGAGCGTCGGCTTGTGCATGATGAAATCGTTCAAGTTTACGGCCAAAACCGTAACGCTACAACCCGGTGATGGCTTGTTCATGAATACTGATGGACTAAATGAAGCTACACGGGCTGATGGCGAGCAGTTTGAGGAAGACCGCATTGAAGTAGCCCTTGAAGCAATCATCAAACCCGACACAAACGCTTCAGCCGCCGCGCGGATACAGCATGTCGTAGATGTAGTCAAAGCATTCACCAGGGGAGCGCCCCAATCGGACGACCTGACCCTGCTTACTTTGCGGTATAAGTAA
- a CDS encoding D-hexose-6-phosphate mutarotase, producing the protein MATTTLIPTTPEALNELFGRGQHLVFEKGQGDFTIARLISPQAEATVSIYAGHVLSFVPNGQPPVLWVSKKAVYAEGKAIRGGVPVIWPWFGPHASNPDKPSHGFARKQNWEVHATRLMDNHIPQLRLTLQDNAFSYALWPHCFRLELVVTLSDVLDIDLEIVNTGKGPFDCGGALHTYFTASQIENVSIHGLNGRPYIDQLDNHQTKYQQTPITFAAETDNIYFNTKDTCRLVDSGFGRTVVVEKRGSSSTVVWNPWIDKAKRMADFGDEEYKTMLCIETANAGPDVITLNPGGEHRLGTTIGVLNSTS; encoded by the coding sequence ATGGCAACAACAACGCTAATCCCAACTACGCCAGAGGCGCTCAATGAATTGTTTGGTAGAGGACAGCATCTGGTTTTTGAAAAAGGCCAGGGCGACTTTACCATTGCACGGCTCATTTCTCCCCAGGCGGAAGCCACCGTATCTATTTATGCTGGCCATGTGCTCTCTTTTGTGCCAAACGGCCAGCCTCCTGTATTGTGGGTAAGCAAAAAGGCCGTCTATGCAGAGGGCAAAGCAATCCGCGGCGGCGTACCCGTGATCTGGCCCTGGTTTGGGCCCCATGCATCCAATCCAGATAAACCCAGCCACGGTTTTGCCCGCAAACAAAACTGGGAAGTTCACGCAACGCGGCTCATGGACAATCATATTCCTCAACTCCGCCTCACACTACAGGATAACGCCTTTTCTTATGCCTTGTGGCCACACTGCTTCCGGCTGGAACTGGTGGTCACCTTGTCTGATGTGCTCGATATAGATCTCGAAATAGTCAACACAGGTAAAGGGCCGTTTGATTGCGGTGGCGCTTTGCACACGTATTTTACTGCCAGCCAAATCGAAAATGTAAGCATCCACGGACTCAACGGCCGGCCTTATATCGACCAACTCGACAACCATCAAACAAAGTATCAGCAAACCCCTATCACGTTTGCCGCAGAGACGGACAATATCTATTTCAATACAAAAGATACCTGCAGGCTTGTCGACAGCGGCTTTGGTCGGACGGTTGTTGTAGAAAAACGCGGGAGTTCATCTACCGTTGTCTGGAATCCCTGGATCGACAAAGCCAAACGGATGGCCGATTTCGGTGACGAGGAGTATAAAACCATGTTGTGCATCGAAACGGCAAACGCCGGCCCTGATGTAATTACCCTGAACCCCGGCGGGGAGCATCGCCTTGGCACAACCATTGGTGTACTCAATAGCACATCCTGA